The window GAAATTTGGACAAAACCGTGTCATGAACTTTCGTAAGGCATGTGAAGAAATTAGGAAATCAAATGTCAGTCATCGTTTGTACAGGGTGCTGTCAAGGTTCCCATAGCTTTCAACACacacatttttgtaaattctGTTAGTtggtataaatgaaatatacatatgtgtctGAAATAAGTTTCACTCAAGCTTGTTTCGTTTCTTACAAGTAGAAAATTCCTAAAAATTACTTCCCCTTCGTCTTGAACATTCAATAATTCCGAAaaccatagttttatttgaactttCTCTCAATGCTAccgatgttttattattattaataaatttatgtcaaaCGTAATGGTTTGAAGTGTCtcatataatttctttgtataagtcaatttttatatttataaaataatctttttattgaTATCTATCCCTTCAATGGAAGAAATACGTATTCAATTATCTTGTATTGTTTagatacttatattttacaattcacaTATGTACTTATAAAGATTACTGAAAcgatataaatgatttaaaaaaaatcgtgtttcgtaaatatataactaagtGAAGAACCGTATGATAACCATCAATACAAAAAGAAGGTCAAACAGATCACCTTATTGTGAGTACCGAGTATTGTGTACACACATACAGAgtatttacaacattttaattatttccctTATTGTATTTGATGGGCAAcattcacttttaatttatttgtacgtATTGTTTACCTAATATACAACTTAGACCTAACAGGCTACGTATAAtcgtataaattgttttttttatcgtatagaatctaaatatatacgaCTGTTGCAATTATTATAAgccattaataattttagttattgaACAGTTTATACTgcaactataatttataattgcaGTTTAAATTAACACCCTGGATAttgttaaattcaaattaagagAACATTGAAATGCAAACttgttaatgtaaaaaaatattgatttaatgaaCGTGGCTGATCTGAAtgtaatctatttttaattacttattttttttttgttgaatccAAACAAAAGACTTACAATAATTCAAATGAAGTTGTATGCTAttatgagtataataaataaaacaaaagataagATTGTATGAGGCCGAGCGGTCTCTGAACGCACAAGGCTAGATCCCTTTTACTTCCAAGTTAACCTCAAATTACGGcccataaataatttaatttaatttctgaaGGTTTGGGAACTTTGAGAATAACTAACGTTCTATCTGGAGatatcgttttatatattacactacatacacttttaaaatattatactgaacttaaagtgaaacttctgtcacagataataatatttatttcaaaactttatttacaatataaaaatgtaaaaagggtcacttatttttttacaaacattaaatatatctacactatttacaatttactcctattttgttaatacataATTCAATTGTGTTATTGAGGTAatgaaatgatatataaaattgtgatttttaattatttttgtactaacctcaatgataataaataaatgacaatacATGTGCGATAAGATAAAGTTCAGTTATATAGAATAGAGTTATATAGAAGGCACTTAAAAACTTGAAAGCACTAATGACTTAAAGAAGACAAATCTGAACCGAAACGATCggataacttaaatttatgacacgaatattaattaatattaaaaaagaaaagcaAAGAAAGCATATAAATTGCTAacgactttttaataattacatctcAAACGATGACTTAAAATCGACAGGCAGGTAGTGTTTCGTTATTGacaaatacaaaacattttatgttacaaatacGTAGTACGTTTACCATAAGTTTGTAcgcacactacatacgaaacgtttttaatttttcataaaaaatacttctcaCATTATAGTTATCAAGTTGGTTATTGACTGAGAAATGGGAGACTTTTCGTATCTATGTGACGATGCAACCTTGCGATAGGCATACAGGAATTAGTCCTAACCTTTCCACAGATTATCAATAAAGGGCATCTAAGATtgctacaaatattatttatataatatattagttttactatattatttttatccaaaATTCTCGAAGTGGTGTATGAAATACGGTAGTCGTCTTGTTCTGTTGACTTGTTCGCATGCTGACATGATAGATTTGGTGAGCGGGCGAGGTCCACAGGAAAATACACCGATTTTAGATACCTGGGGACAAAGCAGATAAAATTTCCTTAACTATGAAAAAATTGTGTCAAAAACCAAAGATACTATTTATTGAGGCGTAATATGTTTCGACGTGGTAAAGTTTAAAATcgaaattaaagaaatgtcTTCGTGATATCACCTTATAAGAcacttgttttaatttattaaggtaaataagatattttttttatctaattttatCCGTAAGCATATTTCCAATCTAAAACTGTGTCTCCGGGGCTAACAGGAGAATGTTAGCTACTAAGAGAACGGTCCCAAAGTCACGATTGCAGTATATTGCATGCGAATGGAAAGGCAAATCAAATCCGTTTATTGCATCCGAGAATTCACctaatttatatcaacatcCTTAGACTGGCACTTGCAAAATGATCTCAGAGCATCCTTGAGATTGAAAGGCAGtagttatttcaataaaattactagTCACACAAAACAACGTCTCCTGCACAATATTTAGACATttgtgtcatttttatttattattttatattactttttaaatgttcttaaCATAGACACAACGTACATTGATACGCACACAATAGTCACACATAAttctttttgaagtcggtCAATGAAGTtggttatatacatattatatcggtgtcaatatatcttaataattcCGAAAGAATCGAATACTTACGTAACTGTGCTTCTTTTGAACAAATTTAAGAAACGATGACATGTCGGGTCGACCGAAATGGTTGATCGCTTTTAATCCAGTGAACATAGACGTCCGTGACAATCtttgaaaatgattttcacAGATgtactgaaaaataaatttgtattagaaTACTTCTATGACTTttagtttgtatatatatttttttactcacaAGCATTGTAGTTCGCAGGTCGAATTTGTGGAAGAATTgtgtaatgaaaatatgtatCTCGAGAACATTTGTGACGTCCTTGCGCTCGACATCACGAAGGACATCAATAAACCATTCAAAGTGTTTGTGTGACGGACATATCCAAAGGAAGTATACCTATAATgggtaaatttattgaattaatatacctttcttgttatttgtatcCCGTGTTACAATAATTCAAaatctcaatattaaattgtttgctCTATCAATGTTAGttgtaataaagtattttacagtatacatttttttcaaaatattttatttacttactttCTTACACGCGACACCGGAGTACCGGTTAGTGGAAGTTCCGAAAAccaaatcatttaatatggAAGCGTAAGGTGTCACTCCGATTCCGCCTCCAACCATCACTGCTACTTCAAATTTATACCAATCCTGGTTACCACCTCCAAATGGTCCCTGGATTCTAAATACATGGATtgataatatgaaatagaagagcaattttaaagaatttaaattagaatatataaaaagtaatgtaaagtttttttaccttattttAGGTTGAGTTTCGGGATTATAATTGCAGGGGTCAAAATAATTTCTGAGCTTCCAAGTCCATGGTCCTTGTGCTTTTATATGGCATGATAAGAAATTTTCATGAGGTGAAGATGTTAAGgtgaatgaatgaaattcTTCCTTTTTAAAAGCTGTACATGCCAACCGTACCCATTGTcctgtaaataattatgtttaaaaaatattcctttaaatgAACTGTGTAACTTGTTGAAATAGTCTACCTGATAGATATTTTAGATTCGGCGGcctatagaattttattttgatgacaTCTGATGGCAACATCTCAGTCTCTAGCACATCCAAAGCCAGATATTTCGTACGCAATGATACCACCTACGATAATTTAACAGGTGCTATtagataaaattacattatactaAGGTGTTACTGCAGAAGACAGTTCATACTTTGTCCAAAGTGTAAACAATTGCTGGTCCAAGGAAGAATATCCAGAAGCGAGGAGCACCAGTTAGCCTCGCCAGTCCATGTACAAGACACAATGCGTATAGTGCAACATGCAGTGAGTGAGCGCGCCAGAACCAAGGATAGGCCCTCTTGCGGATCACAGGATGGGCAAACACGAATATAAtgcacattattataaataaaagaactcCCGATATACCTGAAAAGTGAgtgcatattataattaatcaaaaattgtatgtttttatatatatttttatttaacgattATTACCAGTGACTGTTTGGAACACCCAGTAAGTAATACCAGGTCTAAAATCAGAAGTGAAGTGAACCTCTTTAGTCAAACATCTTAAGTTTTCAACTGGTTGTGTGGATACGTGATAGAAGTTTACCAGATGCCCAGCTGTATGAAGTAGAGAAAAGAAAAGTGCTGTGCAGGCCACAATCTTGTGAAATTGAATACTTGAATCCAAAGGAATGTATTGCTGAATACTGAATTCCtgcgaaaataaaatagcaaaattgacaaatttgtttttattaatttggtgATATTACATTATCTTTTGgagatatgataaaataatcgataagtgatggtgttaaaattatatatttcaaacctttaatttcgttaataaatttcttgacATCGTCAATAACAGCAAACTGTAGCAGAAAGATAATGATGCTGCAGATCCTCGTGTGATAGCAATACCGACACCCATTATGTGTCTTAAGTCCAAATGCTCAGACATAAAGGAGTAATGAGCAAATCGTTCCACAAATAATCCAATCGTGACCacgtaaaatacaaaaaggtaaaatatgttttgtctGTTTTCTTCCAAAAATGTTGTTAAGTAATCCCATTTTAAAAGGAACCAGTgtctgcaaaaaaaaacatatttaattaaaaaaaatcatcttgcTCGTATTTTTCCTAATAAACAATGTAGCCGAAATAGCTCAGTTGGGAGAGCGTTAGACTGAAGATCTAAAGGTCCCCGGTTCAATCCCGGGTTTCGGCATAcgtccttttttatttttctgtatagattttttttttacaaactatTCCAATGtccttttttaaaacaatttcttcATACCTAGTTTGATCCATCGGTGGTTCAATATGAAAACTAGTCATTCTTGCTACATTGGTTGAGGTATCCAAAAAGTTCTGTTTAGCGCCTTTACAGTCTAACCCAATAGCAACAAACTCTCCCTTATATTCTTTCAtcataactttaaaatctGAATACGTTAGGTGATCTTTATGTTGTAGTCCAGCATCCTgatgatgaaattttaaaaattattttcaatcaacGAATTCTAAcgttattaattcattaataattcttacaGAAAACATTCCATCTATGAGTTCAGTGACATGTTCGTCTTTTAAGGATGTCGTTCTTGCTATCTCAACTAAAGAACGCAGCATCTCACTCAGCTCTTCCTTATCAATAACACCGTTACGATCGTTATCACACATATCGAATATAATTCTAAGTTTATCATCAGTTGCTCCACGAGAAAATAAGACGACAGTATCGAGAAATTCCtagaaaaaactttaatgttaatgGATGTCTTTACAAACAATTGCTACTTTCGTGATGTTAGATGTAAAATTCTTACTTGAAATGAAATTCTTCCGTCGCCATCCTTATCTActatgttaaacattttttttacaaaaactgCATCCGCTTTCATTCCAAGTGCACTAGCGAATTCACTCTTTGATAACGATGTTCTCATAACTATAGACtgcaaaaaatgtatataagttaTAGCTTATCGTATTCATAAgttctctttaaaatataaaatattaattacctcTGGATCAGAATCTTCGTTTCTTCTTCGCTTTTCTCCGGGTTTTAAACCAAATGTAATAGCATAAGCTTCACGGAAGAAATGTTCTAACTTACGTTGTCGTCTCTCTCTCGTTTCGGCTGATGATAAAATTTGATCTCGATGACCCTAAATTATAAGACATTATGTGATGTCATATGTAGTGAaagtaaagataaaaatttcaaattatttcccTTATAAAATCGTACTTACCTGAGTAAGatttaaagcttttttatGCTGAGACAAAAATGTATCTAGTTTCACTAAAAATTTACGCCTTGAAGCTACTGAATCCATTTCTAGTACAAGGTCGTGCTCGCGTGGTActcttattaaaactaaaggcCTCTTGTTAGTTCTGCTTTCCTGAAATTTGACAATTTTTGACAAATTgagtgaaataaatagaaagatAGTAAATAATGAAAGAGTGTGCAGGGACAGTTTGTAGTGTTAGAAGTAGTAAAAGGTATGTTACCTGGCTTTCCAAAACAGTTAGTTGATCAGTGTGCTCCAATGACAAAGTGCGTAGTTTGTCGCCTTTACGATCGGTTACATGAAGAGCAGATTCTGGTCCCAGCCGAAGTTTGACAAGTCTTTTGTGCGAAGCATGAACCCACTCGCGACAAACCATTTTATCGACTGAGCCTTAAAGGACAGATTCAAATTAGTATCTTCTTTAATGGAAGTAACACTATTTTGATTTCTTATTTATCATCAATACCTTTCTGTTCACCACCGTTCTTTAAATGTTCTTGTTGTATTTTGAGCCGACGACGACGACTATTTTGAAGCTTCACAACACCATATCCAGCACCGGCACACAGTATTGGTACAAAAACAAGAATCAAACATGTGTAGATATATGCAAATTCGTTGCCctagaaatattacattattttatacaatggTAAtggatgaaatttaataatactggTTAATAATAACACTATAATACCTCAAAGTAATCATAGCCTTTGAGATATTTGCAAGGAGGTAATTTGGAGGCATTCAATTGATAGGGTTGTCGACATGGGTCTCCATCTTTCCAATGGAAAACATCTCTCTGGATGTCATTCGGTCCTACTGCAGTACTATTGACTATTATATCCCACAAAGTGATGCGACGAAGTTCCTTGATTTCATCTGCTGTAaaaattctgtaaaaaaatttaaatgtttttaactaATATCTTATGATGCAGCTGTAAACATTTTGATATAGCCATTTTTACCCATTGGCTTCGTTTTCAAACCAAAATCTATCCGCATCTCGTATTCTTGTGAATTGATCAGTGATAATAGCTCTAAATAGTTCCCCCGGATGTCCTGTCGATTCCAACATTCcacctaaaaattaaaaaaatatataaaatgggattttttattgtattgtggCCGAATTGGGCGAGGCCTATTTCCAGTAGTGGACCAAGAGTGGCTGAATGATgatgaggtttttttttacttggaacacttaatttaaaaattaaacttaccaATATAAACATCGATGTTGTCAAGTCTTCCttcatatatttgaattagttTTTGAAGAAGATCTGGATTATTTTCGAAAAGCTGAGggtttatttcattgaacGTTCTTATTTTTGGAAGACCAAAGTACTGCctacaaaacattttcaaatattaattaaacgttCATATTCAATGAACAAGTAAGTAGGAAATTCAACTGctttaccaaaatatttattacagtacACATACCTGGCAGT of the Danaus plexippus chromosome 13 unlocalized genomic scaffold, MEX_DaPlex mxdp_15, whole genome shotgun sequence genome contains:
- the LOC116770066 gene encoding dual oxidase isoform X2 produces the protein MPLRNKKRVPLFNNPVPHYMRMLSAERLFLLGDPRTNQNPAMVTFGILLMRWHNVVAARIHKQHPDWSDEQLFLRARRIVIASLQNIILYEYVPAFLGVSIPSYTGYKAEVAPGITHAFAVAAFRFGHTLVPPAILLRNRNCKYGRAPGGHDAIRLCQTWWDGNDVMSQVPIEEVLMGMASQLSEREDALLCSDVRDNLFGPMEFSRRDLGALNIMRGRDNGLPDYNTARQYFGLPKIRTFNEINPQLFENNPDLLQKLIQIYEGRLDNIDVYIGGMLESTGHPGELFRAIITDQFTRIRDADRFWFENEANGIFTADEIKELRRITLWDIIVNSTAVGPNDIQRDVFHWKDGDPCRQPYQLNASKLPPCKYLKGYDYFEGNEFAYIYTCLILVFVPILCAGAGYGVVKLQNSRRRRLKIQQEHLKNGGEQKGSVDKMVCREWVHASHKRLVKLRLGPESALHVTDRKGDKLRTLSLEHTDQLTVLESQESRTNKRPLVLIRVPREHDLVLEMDSVASRRKFLVKLDTFLSQHKKALNLTQGHRDQILSSAETRERRQRKLEHFFREAYAITFGLKPGEKRRRNEDSDPESIVMRTSLSKSEFASALGMKADAVFVKKMFNIVDKDGDGRISFQEFLDTVVLFSRGATDDKLRIIFDMCDNDRNGVIDKEELSEMLRSLVEIARTTSLKDEHVTELIDGMFSDAGLQHKDHLTYSDFKVMMKEYKGEFVAIGLDCKGAKQNFLDTSTNVARMTSFHIEPPMDQTRHWFLLKWDYLTTFLEENRQNIFYLFVFYVVTIGLFVERFAHYSFMSEHLDLRHIMGVGIAITRGSAASLSFCYSLLLLTMSRNLLTKLKEFSIQQYIPLDSSIQFHKIVACTALFFSLLHTAGHLVNFYHVSTQPVENLRCLTKEVHFTSDFRPGITYWVFQTVTGISGVLLFIIMCIIFVFAHPVIRKRAYPWFWRAHSLHVALYALCLVHGLARLTGAPRFWIFFLGPAIVYTLDKVVSLRTKYLALDVLETEMLPSDVIKIKFYRPPNLKYLSGQWVRLACTAFKKEEFHSFTLTSSPHENFLSCHIKAQGPWTWKLRNYFDPCNYNPETQPKIRIQGPFGGGNQDWYKFEVAVMVGGGIGVTPYASILNDLVFGTSTNRYSGVACKKVYFLWICPSHKHFEWFIDVLRDVERKDVTNVLEIHIFITQFFHKFDLRTTMLYICENHFQRLSRTSMFTGLKAINHFGRPDMSSFLKFVQKKHSYVSKIGVFSCGPRPLTKSIMSACEQVNRTRRLPYFIHHFENFG
- the LOC116770066 gene encoding dual oxidase isoform X1 codes for the protein MASSKYGHYLAVLLTITQFASYYCDPEVYYEKQRYDGWFNNRAYPDWGSVGSRLTRKTPASYADGVYMMAGVDRPGARTLSKLFMRGQDGLPSLVNRTALLAFFGQIVTGEIVMASESGCPIEQHRIPVEKCDHMYDPDCQGAMYMPFHRAAYDRSTGQSPNSPREQINQITSWIDGSFVYSTSEAWVNAMRSFQNGSLASEGGMPLRNKKRVPLFNNPVPHYMRMLSAERLFLLGDPRTNQNPAMVTFGILLMRWHNVVAARIHKQHPDWSDEQLFLRARRIVIASLQNIILYEYVPAFLGVSIPSYTGYKAEVAPGITHAFAVAAFRFGHTLVPPAILLRNRNCKYGRAPGGHDAIRLCQTWWDGNDVMSQVPIEEVLMGMASQLSEREDALLCSDVRDNLFGPMEFSRRDLGALNIMRGRDNGLPDYNTARQYFGLPKIRTFNEINPQLFENNPDLLQKLIQIYEGRLDNIDVYIGGMLESTGHPGELFRAIITDQFTRIRDADRFWFENEANGIFTADEIKELRRITLWDIIVNSTAVGPNDIQRDVFHWKDGDPCRQPYQLNASKLPPCKYLKGYDYFEGNEFAYIYTCLILVFVPILCAGAGYGVVKLQNSRRRRLKIQQEHLKNGGEQKGSVDKMVCREWVHASHKRLVKLRLGPESALHVTDRKGDKLRTLSLEHTDQLTVLESQESRTNKRPLVLIRVPREHDLVLEMDSVASRRKFLVKLDTFLSQHKKALNLTQGHRDQILSSAETRERRQRKLEHFFREAYAITFGLKPGEKRRRNEDSDPESIVMRTSLSKSEFASALGMKADAVFVKKMFNIVDKDGDGRISFQEFLDTVVLFSRGATDDKLRIIFDMCDNDRNGVIDKEELSEMLRSLVEIARTTSLKDEHVTELIDGMFSDAGLQHKDHLTYSDFKVMMKEYKGEFVAIGLDCKGAKQNFLDTSTNVARMTSFHIEPPMDQTRHWFLLKWDYLTTFLEENRQNIFYLFVFYVVTIGLFVERFAHYSFMSEHLDLRHIMGVGIAITRGSAASLSFCYSLLLLTMSRNLLTKLKEFSIQQYIPLDSSIQFHKIVACTALFFSLLHTAGHLVNFYHVSTQPVENLRCLTKEVHFTSDFRPGITYWVFQTVTGISGVLLFIIMCIIFVFAHPVIRKRAYPWFWRAHSLHVALYALCLVHGLARLTGAPRFWIFFLGPAIVYTLDKVVSLRTKYLALDVLETEMLPSDVIKIKFYRPPNLKYLSGQWVRLACTAFKKEEFHSFTLTSSPHENFLSCHIKAQGPWTWKLRNYFDPCNYNPETQPKIRIQGPFGGGNQDWYKFEVAVMVGGGIGVTPYASILNDLVFGTSTNRYSGVACKKVYFLWICPSHKHFEWFIDVLRDVERKDVTNVLEIHIFITQFFHKFDLRTTMLYICENHFQRLSRTSMFTGLKAINHFGRPDMSSFLKFVQKKHSYVSKIGVFSCGPRPLTKSIMSACEQVNRTRRLPYFIHHFENFG